Proteins from a genomic interval of Trifolium pratense cultivar HEN17-A07 linkage group LG6, ARS_RC_1.1, whole genome shotgun sequence:
- the LOC123888362 gene encoding putative F-box/FBD/LRR-repeat protein At4g13965, with amino-acid sequence MKRFKNLNSDLPDSILSYIFSKLSLKDLVKISTLSKHWFREWRLLKTDLNFDLDNMFDCYTFEELREDVQLFQRVQSQFATRLDRFMLHYQGDVISSVRVKFPLGYEHSDVIDKLISQGIAKGAKRIELLISDSTKDTNIDMDIDKYEFSFTLLSNTDSLMYLHLQRCRIVTPIDFSGLKNLRTLVLHLVDVEQDMLQGLFSNCIHLVDFTLDNCSFLSDLKIISPTLSHLNIVKCEVFDDENIDIIAPNLLSFEYYCYSGCLGHPLNIKAPMLSHFSYRGIEISTFVGFSGLKNVTTIALYKLSECLQTRVLPLLFKECLQLKDVTIKNCVIRSEMTITNPKLRHLKIVDLGGYVNVPPYKITVEAFNLSSFEYSGPKRIFYVTAPSLLKVFWNEAVSEKNRYSLGPIPTLHHIENLAMTTSHSQIKELKMVFGQFQNLRGLELFIDEAHDPIIGYFSILDILMVSQRLQKLSLTVRNSRVVRLKREYAGFFHSDLKYVELNGCVCTINAIEFARQLLRNANSLKKITFGSLDKFYIGAGRWTTGSNSYWFERNFIHERLKDEVKGQCKLVIL; translated from the exons ATGAAGAGGTTTAAAAATCTCAACAGTGATCTTCCCGATAGTATTTTGTCGTATATCTTCTCGAAATTAAGTTTGAAGGATTTGGTGAAAATCAGCACATTGTCCAAACATTGGTTTCGCGAATGGAGATTATTAAAGACGGACCTCAATTTTGACCTTGATAACATGTTTGATTGTTATACATTTGAAGAATTGCGAGAAGATGTTCAACTCTTTCAAAGGGTTCAATCACAATTTGCCACAAGATTGGATCGATTCATGCTGCATTATCAAGGTGACGTGATTAGTTCAGTTCGAGTAAAATTTCCATTAGGCTACGAACATAGTGATGTCATTGATAAATTGATTTCTCAAGGAATTGCTAAGGGTGCTAAACGTATTGAACTGTTAATCTCAGATAGCACTAAAGATACTAATATTGATATGGACATAGATAAATACGAATTTTCCTTTACCCTCTTATCTAACACGGATTCACTGATGTATCTGCATCTACAAAGGTGCCGAATAGTAACTCCTATCGACTTCTCTGGATTGAAAAATTTGAGAACTCTTGTGTTGCACCTAGTTGATGTGGAGCAGGATATGCTTCAGGGTCTATTTTCAAATTGCATCCATCTTGTGGACTTCACCCTTGATAATTGTTCCTTCTTATCCGACTTGAAAATAATCAGTCCGACATTGTCTCATTTGAACATTGTTAAATGTGAGGTTTTTGATGATGAGAATATAGATATCATTGCACCAAATCTCTTATCCTTTGAATATTATTGTTATAGTGGTTGTCTAGGGCACCCATTGAACATCAAGGCTCCTATGTTATCCCATTTTAGCTACCGCGGTATTGAAATTTCTACATTCGTTGGGTTTTCTGGTTTGAAAAATGTAACAACAATTGCGTTGTATAAACTCAGTGAATGTCTCCAAACTCGGGTTTTGCctcttttgtttaaagaatGTCTCCAACTTAAGGACGTCACCATTAAGAATTGTGTGATCAGATCTGAAATGACGATTACCAATCCAAAGTTGCGTCATTTGAAAATAGTTGATCTTGGTGGCTATGTCAATGTACCTCCTTATAAGATAACTGTTGAGGCATTCAATCTCTCATCCTTTGAGTATAGTGGTCCGAAGAGGATATTTTATGTTACAGCTCCAAGCTTATTGAAGGTTTTTTGGAATGAAGCTGTGAGTGAGAAAAATCGATATTCCTTGGGTCCAATTCCAACATTACATCATATTGAGAATCTAGCTATGACCACGAGCCATTCACAG ATAAAAGAATTAAAGATGGTCTTTGGTCAATTTCAAAATCTTAGAGGATTGGAGTTATTTATCGATGAAGCACATGATCCTATAATTGGATACTTTTCgattttagatattttaatGGTCTCTCAACGTCTCCAAAAGCTTTCTTTGACG GTTCGAAATTCACGTGTGGTTCGACTTAAAAGAGAATATGCAGGATTTTTTCACAGTGATTTGAAATATGTTGAGTTGAATGGTTGTGTATGCACCATAAACGCAATTGAGTTTGCTAGGCAGCTATTGAGGAATGCAAATTcgcttaaaaaaattacttttggcTCTCTTGACAAATTCTATATAGGTGCCGGAAGATGGACTACAGGCTCCAATAGTTATTGGTTTGAACGTAATTTCATTCATGAAAGGCTTAAAGATGAAGTAAAAGGACAATGCAAACTTGTAATTTTGTag
- the LOC123891821 gene encoding putative pentatricopeptide repeat-containing protein At5g52630, with amino-acid sequence MVDSQLHMNQQPLYRNICNTLLSLTYSRSLSKGLQLHAHIIKLGLQSIPLLSHHLINFYSKTHLPYSSLQIFNDSSHKSPTTWSSIISSFAQNDLPLLSLHFFQLMIRHGLPPDDHIFPSATKSCGILASLPVAQSLHCFAYKTAYHVDLFVGSSIVDMYGKCGNINNALNVFDEMPYRNVVSWSGLIYGYVQLGEDDEALRLFKRFLVEEENEGVNDFTLSSVLRVCGGSTLLQMGKQIHGLSFKTSFDSSCFVASSLISLYSKCGVVEEAYDVFEEVTVRNLGMWNAMLIASMQVLYELFDKMKSVGALVFSFQLFIRSVTDYTDIWVMRHFTDLLTTTSVRIACANLEGKKLTPIFLSQAVRVEHCERVHVIVAAKRICIANCRECVFFLGVNQQPLIVGDNHKLQGSCDDPIENDMITL; translated from the exons ATGGTGGATTCTCAACTTCACATGAATCAACAACCTTTGTACAGAAACATATGCAACACACTTCTGTCTCTAACATACTCTCGTTCACTCTCCAAAGGTCTTCAATTACATGCTCACATTATCAAATTAGGTTTACAATCAATCCCTCTTCTCTCCCATCATCTCATCAATTTCTACTCCAAAACCCATCTCCCTTATTCCTCTCTTCAAATCTTCAACGATTCATCTCACAAATCTCCCACTACCTGGAGCTCAATCATCTCTTCATTTGCCCAAAATGACCTCCCTTTACTTTCTCTACACTTTTTCCAACTCATGATCCGTCATGGTCTCCCTCCTGATGACCACATTTTCCCTAGTGCTACTAAATCATGTGGTATTCTAGCTTCGTTACCTGTGGCGCAATCGCTTCATTGTTTTGCTTATAAGACTGCTTACCATGTTGATCTTTTTGTGGGAAGTTCTATTGTTGATATGTATGGTAAATGTGGCAATATTAATAATGCGCTTAATGTGTTCGATGAAATGCCGTATAGAAATGTTGTTTCTTGGAGTGGTTTGATTTATGGGTATGTTCAATTGGGTGAGGATGATGAAGCTTTGAGGCTTTTTAAACGGTttcttgttgaagaagaaaacgAGGGTGTTAATGATTTTACTTTGTCCAGTGTTTTAAGGGTTTGTGGTGGTTCTACTTTGCTACAGATGGGTAAACAAATACATGGGTTGAGTTTTAAGACCAGTTTTGATTCGTCTTGTTTTGTTGCGAGTTCTTTGATTTCGTTGTATTCGAAATGTGGGGTTGTTGAGGAAGCTTATGATGTTTTTGAGGAGGTTACTGTTAGGAACCTTGGGATGTGGAATGCTATGTTAATTGCCT CCATGCAGGTGCTTTATGAGTTGTTTGATAAGATGAAGAGTGTTGGTGCATTAGTATTCAGTTTTCAACTTTTTATTAGGTCAG TGACTGACTATACTGATATCTGGGTGAT GAGGCATTTTACCGATCTTTTGACAACCACAAGTGTTAGAATAGCTTGTGCTAATTTGGAAGGAAAGAAGTTGACTCCAATTTTTCTTTCACAGGCTGTGAGAGTAGAACACTGTGAACGAGTTCATGTGATTGTAGCAGCAAAACGAATTTGTATTGCTAACTGCCGTGAATGTGTATTCTTTTTGGGAGTGAACCAGCAACCCCTTATTGTCGGTGATAACCATAAGTTGCAG GGTTCATGTGATGACCCTATTGAAAATGACATGATTACTTTGTGA
- the LOC123888361 gene encoding uncharacterized protein LOC123888361: protein MNEVGVLPTVNRWDEPIALGIVDPHDSLSHPAGVSDVQTESATRVDPDQFTNFVIPNWLGGESTGSTKDNPFTLPEAYMASQQRNEKNLGEIKYLSFINVEVEMEMVMSKKKEMEDLENNNGDFVSNEEIRIFIESLTKPQLVDLLSQLGSKYPSIAQEIESFANVDRARRKLNAFQVHGKSTQSAPRKSTQSASSAPNKFVRGVCMLDDETRRIRSAPDLFERNLFIENLSPQVTWEMLLDYFERHGDILECLLVCQRHAGSKVSSYSGIVTYKTAEAAKKAIDDLDQTTLGGRTITVKYFDTLYGGGQPSVPARVAPMAALHMSPEYVEGYTYPRPGAPYAAPRYPYPQTGAPFAASPYPYPRTDPPYAVSPYPYPRTDAPHGAPPYPYPRTAARFALPPYPYPQTDAPSYAASRYP from the exons ATGAATGAAGTTGGAGTTCTGCCCACAGTGAATCGTTGGGATGAACCTATAGCATTGGGAATAGTTGATCCCCATGATTCACTATCTCATCCAGCAGGTGTCTCCGATGTTCAAACTGAGTCTGCTACTAGGGTGGACCCTGATCAGTTCACTAATTTTGTG ATTCCAAACTGGCTTGGAGGAGAGTCCACCGGTTCTACAAAAGACAACCCATTCACATTACCAGAGGCTTATATGGCATCTCAGCAAAGAAAT GAAAAGAATCTAGGGGAGATAAAGTATTTGTCTTTCATTAATGTCGAGGTGGAGATGGAAATGGTG ATGAGTAAGAAGAAAGAAATGGAGGATTTGGAAAACAACAATGGTGACTTTGTTTCCAATGAAGAAATTAGAATTTTCATTGAATCTCTTACCAAACCTCAACTCGTTGATCTTCTCTCTCAACT AGGGTCCAAATATCCTTCAATTGCACAAGAAATAGAAAGTTTTGCAAATGTTGATCGTGCTCGTCGAAAGCTTAAT gcATTTCAAGTGCATGGAAAATCGACTCAGAGTGCACCACGAAAATCGACTCAGAGTGCATCGAGTGCACCAAACAAGTTTGTTCGT GGAGTATGTATGTTAGATGATGAGACCAGAAGAATCAGAAGTGCTCCTGATCTTTTCGAGAGAAATCTTTTTATTGAAAACTTATCACCACAAGTAACATGGGAAATGCTGCTCGACTATTTTGAGAGGCATGGTGATATATTGGAATGTTTACTTGTATGTCAACGTCACGCGGGTTCAAAGGTATCAAG TTATTCTGGCATCGTTACATACAAGACAGCAGAGGCAGCAAAGAAAGCGATAGATGACCTAGATCAAACGACTCTTGGG GGAAGAACTATAACTgtaaaatattttgatacattATATGGAGGTGGTCAGCCGTCTGTTCCTGCAAGAGTAGCTCCAATGGCAGCCTTACATATGTCTCCAGAATATGTTGAGGGTTACACATACCCCCGACCTGGTGCACCATATGCCGCACCACGTTATCCATACCCCCAAACAGGTGCACCATTTGCTGCGTCTCCTTATCCATACCCCCGAACTGATCCACCATATGCCGTGTCTCCTTATCCATACCCCCGAACTGATGCACCACATGGTGCACCACCTTATCCATACCCGCGAACTGCTGCAAGATTTGCTTTACCTCCTTATCCATACCCCCAAACCGATGCACCATCATATGCCGCGTCTCGTTATCCATGA
- the LOC123888363 gene encoding putative F-box/FBD/LRR-repeat protein At1g66290, whose amino-acid sequence MKRCKIFNSDLPDCVLSYIFSKLSLKDLVKTSTLSKHWLHEWKLLKTDLNFDLHNMFGYYTFQELRQDLPHFESEFATRLDQFMLHYQGAVISSVRVNFPLGDQHSDVIGRLISQGIAKGAKRIELLLSHRIEDIGIFMNIYKQEFSFTLLSNADSLMYLHLQGCRIVTPTDFSGLKNLRTLVLHLVDVKYDMLQDLFSNSNIHLVDFTLNKCTFFYDLKIISTTLSHLNIVNCMVYTHEDINIIAPNLLSFEYTANSARRGHPLNIKAHMLSQFSYRGTEISTSVGFSGLKNVTTIVLYKLGECLQTRVLPLLFKECIQLKEVTIQKCRSIREVKITNPKLRHLKIIDCGIELPPYKVTIEALNLSSFEYSGQRWIFHVTAPSLLKVFWNAAVSAKNRYSLGPIPTLQHIQKLAMITSHSQIKKLKTVFGQFQNLRGLELFIDEAHDPNMGYFSILDILMVSQCLQKLSLTVRNSPVVGLKSEYAGFFPSDLKYVELHGCVCTINAIEFARQLLRNANLLKKITFGSLDKFYIGAGRWTTGSNSYWFERNFIHERLKDEVKGQCELVIL is encoded by the exons ATGAAGAGATGTAAAATTTTCAACAGTGATCTGCCCGATTGTGTTTTGTCGTATATCTTCTCGAAATTAAGTTTGAAGGATTTGGTGAAAACCAGCACATTGTCCAAACATTGGCTTCACGAATGGAAATTATTAAAGACCGACCTCAATTTTGACCTCCATAACATGTTTGGTTATTATACATTTCAAGAGTTACGACAAGACCTTCCACACTTTGAATCTGAATTTGCGACAAGATTGGATCAGTTCATGCTGCATTATCAAGGTGCCGTGATTAGTTCAGTTCGAGTAAACTTTCCATTAGGTGATCAACATAGTGATGTTATCGGTAGATTGATTTCCCAAGGAATTGCTAAGGGTGCTAAACGCATTGAACTGTTATTATCACATAGAATTGAAGATATTGGTATTTTTATGAACATATATAAACAAGAATTTTCCTTTACCCTCTTATCTAACGCGGATTCACTGATGTATCTGCACCTACAGGGGTGCCGAATAGTAACTCCTACCGACTTCTCTGGATTGAAGAATTTGAGAACTCTTGTGTTGCACCTAGTTGATGTGAAGTATGATATGCTTCAGGATCTATTTTCCAATTCCAATATTCATCTTGTTGACTTCACCCTTAATAAATGTACCTTCTTTTACGACTTGAAAATTATAAGTACGACATTGTCTCATTTAAACATTGTTAACTGCATGGTTTACACTCATGAGGATATAAATATAATCGCCCCAAATCTCTTATCCTTTGAATATACTGCTAATAGTGCTCGTCGAGGACACCCATTGAACATCAAGGCTCATATGTTATCCCAGTTTAGCTACCGTGGTACTGAAATTTCTACATCCGTTGGGTTTTCTGGTTTGAAAAATGTAACAACAATTGTGTTGTATAAACTTGGTGAATGTCTCCAAACTCGGGTTTTGCctcttttgtttaaagaatGTATCCAACTTAAGGAGGTCACCATTCAGAAATGCCGGAGTATACGTGAAGTGAAAATTACCAATCCAAAGTTGCgtcatttgaaaataattgacTGTGGTATCGAATTACCTCCTTATAAGGTAACTATTGAGGCATTGAATCTCTCATCCTTTGAATATAGTGGTCAGAGGTGGATATTTCATGTTACAGCTCCAAGCTTATTGAAGGTTTTTTGGAATGCAGCTGTTAGTGCGAAAAACCGATATTCCTTAGGTCCAATTCCAACATTACAGCATATTCAGAAACTAGCTATGATCACAAGCCATTCACAG ataaaaaaattaaagacggtCTTCGGTCAATTTCAAAATCTTAGAGGATTGGAGTTATTTATCGACGAAGCACATGATCCTAATATGGGATACTTTTCgattttagatattttaatGGTCTCTCAATGTCTCCAAAAGCTTTCTTTAACG GTTCGAAATTCACCTGTGGTTGGACTTAAAAGCGAATATGCAGGATTTTTTCCCAGTGATTTGAAATATGTTGAGTTGCATGGTTGTGTATGTACTATAAATGCAATTGAGTTTGCTAGGCAGCTATTGAGGAATGCAAATTTGCTTAAGAAAATTACTTTTGGCTCTCTTGACAAATTCTATATAGGTGCCGGAAGATGGACTACAGGCTCCAACAGTTATTGGTTTGAACGTAATTTTATTCATGAAAGACTTAAAGATGAAGTAAAAGGACAATGCGAACTTGTAATTTTGTag